Below is a window of Apodemus sylvaticus chromosome 5, mApoSyl1.1, whole genome shotgun sequence DNA.
AGCaagaaatgacacacagacacacatttctttaactgcttgCAGGATGAAAATTTTCACAACTAGAAAATGCAAGCTATGCCGAAAGCCCTGGGGTAAGGAGACTTCACCTCATTAATCATAGCAGTCAGCTTCCTCTCCATAAACTGTAGATTGTTGACATACAAAATAGCCttcatttttcaaagaaatgtttCAAAAAGGCTGATGGTGAGATATGTATAAGAAATGTGAACTGAAGTCCAGCCAGTGTTTCAGGCCTGAAACACTGAGCCCCAAGCAATGCAACCTTTTAAAGTCTTATTAGGATCCCAGGCCCCACTGGGAGAAGCTAGAGTGTCCTTGCCACAAGTATAGAAGTGTGCTATGGTCACCCTGTGGGTGTGTACATGCAAGTCCTTGAAGAAAGTAAAATTTACTGCAATGCAAGATTCATCTAAGCAAAGAATCACAGAGTGACTCCAGCAAAGGCAAGACATGTACATCTCACCCACTATAaaatcaaacagacaaaaaaaaaataaacccaaaaaacaacaaacaaatcatcatcaacaacaaaaagatcattaaaaacaaaaacaataaaaaacacttTGATAAAAACTGGGTTAGAATTTttatcatttacttatttatttattcctttgcttatttaatgtgtttatatggtgtatgcatatgtgtgtgtgtgtgtggtacgtgggcacatgcatgcatagatgTGTATGCCTAGGAAGGTCAGAGGTTGAGGTCCTGTGCCGTCCTCAGTTGATCACCACCTTaccttttgagacaaggccttgtCCTTTGACCAGGAGATTCCTATTTCTACTGACTGGTCAGTCAAGGAGCCCCAAGGGACCACATCTGTCATTTCTTCCAGCTCTAGTTCTTCAGTACGGACAGGGTTTCTTCACTCTGGAGTGTAAATggggctgggatctgaactcaggtctttattcTTAtgtctacccactgagccaccccagGTCAgctttgaatttgtttttcaaCTAAGGCAACTGGGTAGGCATCGTTTTCTATTCACAGGGTATTTATTATATATCCTAGAATAGAAGGAAAACTAGTGAGTCCTTCTGCCCAATTTCCTgtctgaggaaagagaagaaataatttggCAGCCAATATGGAAATGCAACAGTCATAATaccactttttaatattttgcctACATTCCTAGATGGCTCTGAATTCTGGAGAGAGTCACTTTACCCCCTTGTACCTCAGTTTTCCCATCATATAAATTAATAGAAGACATTGTCTGAACATAATCCTGAGAAGATTATTTTCAATATATGTGGGGAACACTTTGGGTAGCATCTGctcaataaatctttatttttgtctttattctacaaaaaGTTTGGCTGAATGTCAGACCATTTAATGGATTCTTTGAGAGTTGTAAGGCTAACAGAATATAAGATAAAAATCTAGAATCTTGAATGGAGTCCATTGTGGGtatatttaagatttttaaaatttaaacaatatttgttTCTGTGTATGAGGAGGCATGAGTGACAGTCAGAGTGCAGCTTGTGGAGTTGGCTTTCTCTCCTGTCAACCTGTTGGTTCTGTGGATTGAACTCAGACCATCCATCTTTTATAGAAAACACGTTGACCTTATGATCTATCTCAATGGCCCAAGTCTAAGAAGTTTTGAAAGATTTATGAGGCTAACCATATTGGTTACAAACCAGTGATgatttgtttcatatatatatatatatatatatatatatatatatgtataagtgtatatatgtatatatgtatatatatgtataagtgtatatatgtatatatgtatatatatgtatatatatgttcatatctgtctatctatcatccatctatcatctatctatcatctatcatctacctacctatctatctatctatctatctatctatctatctgtctgtctatcatctatctatcctatgGACTGTGGGTATCAGTTATAGATAGCTTCTTTGCTAGAGGTTGAACTCAGTGCTCACTTCACCCTTCCAGCAATAGGACCCTGTCTGCCTTGAACTTATGTGGGTCTTCTGAGTGTTCCAAAGTCCTCCCTCTGCACATTGCTTAATTTTGGGCCTCTGTGTTAACTCTCATCtaatgcaacacaaaatctttgtGATGTGAGATGACTAAGCCACTGGTCTATGGGTATAGCAGCATACCCccttttcttgctctttcttttgggtttgtggcTCTGCCATTGTGTTGTGCCTCACCAAGTGCCCAGAAGCAGCAGAGCCTGAGGATCATGCAATGATAACTTCTAAGAGCACAATCTAAATGAAACCCTTTCTCTTCTCAATggcctttcttgtttttttaaatcacagcaatGTAACACAACTAATTTAACTTTTTAACCATATGTAATTTCTCCCATCATTTGttgttacaaagaaaagaaataaattgctTCTTAGTGATGGCCCTTACTAGCAATATTGACTTTTCAAACATGTTagctaattattttttttactgtgtCTAACAATAGCTGCAACAACTATGTGAttgctttctgttttaaataACACTTCAAATACTGTTTGATTCATAAATGAAGTCCAGAGCTTCTGTAATTTCCAAGAATTACCCACAGCCTAGTTCACTACCTGGCACAGACTAAGTGGTTCACAAACACTggcaacaaacaaaacaaatgaacaaaaattccAACGAAGGATGTGTTTGTACGTGGATTTCTCAGGAAAGAGAGTATATGATTTATCCTTGATTCTCAAACATTTCATTGTCTAAGAAATGAAGTCCAATactttcagcaaatatttatcacTGTATGAGTAACCAAGTCTGATGGCTAATGACAAAGTGGGGAGGAAGGTCTTGGTGAGCCTGGGTCCCTGCCATAAGGATAGACAGCGCCAAGTGATGTCaccttctggactctgtggagTCCAAGACTCTTATCACCATCTCTTCCTTACCTTGAAATTCCCATTTTCTGTCTGAGATCATGTCCACACGACTCAGGGGATCACAGGCTGTTTATCTAGCCACTAATGagatgttttggttttgttggaatGCAGACTATTAGCACTAAAAAGAAGCTTGCCTGTAGTCTATTTTGGTTTTCAGATCTGTAGCAGATATGTCATtgtgcctcctcctgcctccatgggGACATCTCTAAAGATGAACAGCACTCTTCTGTGCCTATGAGATCCTTCTTAACATAAGTGGTGAGCAGCCATTACCTGTTGATTGAGATTGAcatacagaagaaaaacaaattctcCAGCCTCGGTACATCTCAATATCCTATTACAACTGTCAAAGTAAGAAGATTCCATTTGATTTGTCTGTCTATAAGCTGTAGCTGAGTGCTTTGGGGCAATATTGTCATTTTCAGGCTGGAAGCTATGTGCCTTTATGAGTACCAAATATCCTATTTGTTCTGATTAATTTTTTTGTCCTCATTCTTTGCAGAATAAAGAAGAAAGTCCTTTAAAGTTATCATTTACCTTTTCCCTGAGACAAATGTATACAGCAGATAAATCCTTTCTTTGCACAGAGGATAGAAGAATAGGGTCTCTCATGAACAGAATGTGAACTCTTGCGTACTTTGTGTATGGATGCAAGTGAAAAGAAAGTATATTTAAGGTTCTGATGAGTATTGGACCAGGGAAgaattgaaataaaatacatttcacattttaattcatttattttaagagCAGAGAAATAGCTTTCAACACAGAATGAGTGCATAGGAGGtatgcccccccccttttttgcaCATTTCCAATGAAAAATGGGAGAAATTTAAGATTTTTCCATCAGAAGAGTGGAAATCAAATGTATAATTCTGGTACAGGCTAGATCACACTCCCCCTTACTAGGAAGGTGTATGTGAGCGATAGGGTAAGGTACTCAAAAATACagcacttcccccccccccccccccgttttctTTTTTACATCTCATCTTTATCATATGCGCTGGTAAACTGGCTTCAGTCCTAGCCCCTCTCTCCTTTGCACTAGTCCGTCATTGAGATATGAGAATTATGACTGTAAATTAGAAAATAAGCCAGTAttatatgaaaacatttattGGCTGAATAACAGAACTTACATAAGGGGTTTCTAGAATTAGACCCTCCCTCTTGAAATATAACTTTCCgataaacaaaatgaagcaatacTATTTGAGCCCTAGGAAAAAAATATGCTGGCAACTTAAATCATAGACACTAGAGGAGTGTTAAGCAATCTGTTTCTTTGATGATGCAGTGAAAGACACAGTAAGACTGCATCACCATCATGAGTGAGCGACTGCCCCAAAGGTTTGCTGTCTGAAATGCTGGATCTTCAACTGATACAAACCCACAGTGGAACCTTGGACATCTTACTGGTGGTGATTTGCATGCAAATTCCCAATAAtactcttaaaacaaaacagaaacagctaAGAACATGGTAAATAAATAAGAGCGAAAGGAGAACCAAGTAACTTCCTTGGCTGGCAGGCAGTGAGACACACCTGGGACCTCATCTGAAAAAACAGGCGCCTCAGCCTTCAGAGACCAAAGAGAAGGCTGCTGATGCAACGGAGCCACCCACCTCGTCCCCACTAGGTATGTCCAGACAGTCGCCAGGATGAGGAAGTTTAATCAGTCTTTCCACACAAATGCATCCTTTAGATGGGGTCAAAAGAAGAGATTCTGTTAGAGCAATGAAACCCTTTAGGAAACAACCCAGGGATTcgttttaaattgcttttttttttttttttttgcatgcgaAAAATCCTTAATAACAATATAAATAATGCACAACACCAAACTATTATCAGAATAACTCAActtattaaatttttctttcttttaaaaagacgATTTCACACGTGTTCTGAAAGTGCAAATTTGGATAAAATAAAGCAGTTACAATGGAAATATTAGCCTGTCTTCTGTCCCCCACCCTCCAGATAGTCGTTTTTCAGTCGACCTAAGCGGGTCCCATGGCTTCTGATGGTATGTGCCAGAAGCTCATATTTGTCTCTGAGCCCCACAGAGATGGCTAGTGTCTCCTTCAGCAAGGACCTGGTGTGGACCAACATGCCCAGGAAGTCCTCATTGAGTCTGCTTTCCTGCCGGCTATCCTGCTCCTGGCCCTGCTTGAACTTGCTTTCCAGCTCAGTGAGGGACTTGTCGGAGTTGGAGTAGGCATCTCCGATCTGGTGGGACTCCCGCCTCAGGTACTTGCCATAGCTCTCTTCCCCATCCAGGTCGTAGGAAATGCTTTTGCTGATGCCCTCCAGGACGCGCCCAGCATCTTCCACCTGGCGGCCCAGTACCGTGAACTCCTCTCGAAGAGTGAGGCTCAGCAAGCTACTGCCTTGGCCCCCTTCTCCCTGGGAGCAGCGCCGGCGATCACTCACCCTAAAGAGCAGCTGGCATTTCTCAGGGTCATCATTCTCCTCGTAGTCTCCATCAGGCACGAAGTAATGATGCAGAGTCCCATTGGACATTTCTGGGTACAAGGGGCCGTCAAAGTAACCTCGACACAGGTGGCAGAAGAAACCCATCCAGATCAACTTCAGGAACACCATTCTGGATATTCGGGAGAAGCGTTTTAGTCCAGAACAAGGAAAGAGGTCCCCCAGGGAGTCAGCGGCTTCGGATGAAGGCGCCCTCCTCAGGCGCAGCGCGCTTGCCGCTCTCTGATCCAGGTTCCTCCACAGGCTTCATGTGGCTCTGCAAAGAAGCGGTATGCACCACGGTCCTCAGCGTCCCTGGTCCTCTCCCTACTGAGCGGCTGGCTGAGCCTTTGCAGTTTCAGTAGGACAGCAGGATCCACCGAGTGGGGACCAGCTACTCCAGGCGCTGGCTCTGCGGTCACTTTCTGAGTTCCCTCTGGCTCCAGGGAGATGGAGCTAGTAGCTAAGGGAAGCTGTTCTGACACTATTTCAACCCCTGGACTGGGTGGGAATGCAGAGTTGTCTTTCCCCTTGGCTAAAGATATCCTGAGGATTGCAGGACTCTCAAATTACAGCTCATTTCGTCACTTGGAAGCCAGGGAACAAGTTTGGAAAGAAAGCTTTCACCAGTTCCCTTATTAAAGGTACAGGCTATCTTTTTCAAGATTGAAAAAGATGCAATAAGACATAACTTGAACAGGGATTGTAGAGGATGATTATAAACATGCAATCCAACTGCTATTAGCATATTTAGGAAAGAGGTGATTGCTTCGGAGAAATAACATTTCAGACATGTAAATAccaggtgatatatatatatatacatatacatatatgtatatatatatatatgtgtgtgtgtgtgtgtgtgttttgaaaatatatcttatatattttcaatatatattcaatatacattatatttattttcaaatatatatgtttggatatatatattactcattttcaaaacattatttttttaaacacagaattTGAAGTATTGGAAATAGTTTTGTTTGGAAATGGTTTAAGGTTTATTAAAAAATCAATACTtttgaaacaaaatgaatataGATAACTGATTTTCTATATTCATAGTGCATAGTTactaataaaaacacaaataaaagttTCCAGTTTAATTGATAAGAGGACACCTGAGATCTCTATGCAATCTCTtagataaaacacaaataaaagttTCCAGTTTAATTGATAAGAGAACACCTGAGATCTCTGTGCAATCTCTTAGATAAAGTCCCAGTGAACCTCACTGAGTCTTTTGTCTAGTATTTTACTGCTGTTATGAAAAGGCTGGAATATTTATCCACAGTTAGAACATTAAGCAAATTGTTACTATCTCATAGTTAGATTGTATTTAGCCATTAAGGTACAAGGATTTAAATTTaaggttaaaaaagaaatcttactgttttgaaaaaaatatttgtattctaATAGTAACACAATAGTAACATTATATACACAAATAGTAACGTTACCATCTCTGGTTTAAAAAAGCCACCCAAACACCTGTCAAGCTGCCAATTCTCTAGCATCTCCATAAATACAAATGTACTCAGAACACCATTTTCCATGGCCATTTCAAAGTAACGAAGAAGCTCCTACTAGTGTTTAAGTTGTGGGTTCAAACATTACACATTCTCTGTCAATCTCTTTTTAATGCTCATAAAACTTGTCCATCACATCCAATTTCTTCAACTGGTACTTCTTGATTGAACTAACCCATTTCTAAGTCTATACTGTTTCAGCACCACATGGAAACCCTTACGGAGTTTGTCTCTTGGATTCTGGGCATATTTCCCAAACTGTTTTGTACCTTAAAAGCAAGGGCCACCAGATTGCTGCTGTGCCTGCTGGGTTTCTCTAGGCTTCTGGTAAGTGATACCAAGGTTTTGTGGGCTCAAAGCTACCATGCTCACTAAAGGTCCAATGATGGAGTAGCTCAGTGTATGCCCACAGGGGAGCTTACAGCCACCCTGGACACAGTGGCTGCCATGTTGTCTATCAGCCAGGTATTTGGAAACAACAAGGGTGTTTCTGTTGTTCTGAACTCTTGGTAACAAGCCTGCTGTTGCCAGCTGAGCTTCAGTGCTGACCTAGGTGCGCTCTCCTCTGACGGCCCTGATGGGCACGGCGGGTCCGGGCGCTGGCTCTGTGGTCACCTTCTGAGTTCCCTCTGGCTCCAGGGAGTTGGAGCTAGTAGCTAAGGGAAGCTGTTCTGACACTATTTCAACCCCTGGACTGGGTGGGAATGCAGAGTTTTCTTTCCCCTTGGCTCAAGACCCCATAAGACTTGTGATTTCAGCTTTCATGTGGTATCCTAAATGCTGTTCTTTTGTCTAGACATGTGTAACAATAAAAAGAACACTAAtatctacaaacaaacaaacaaaacaccccataTCCTCTTTTCCCAAAAGACTATTTTAGGTTTTGATTTATGACTTGATTGAGGCCATCAATTTGTTCAAGtatttattgaacatttattatttatcaagTTTTGTTTCTAGTATTGAGAATacaataaaactagaaataaacCATTGAAAGCGTTCCTAGAGCTTTCAATCTGGGAAGTGCAGGGTGagttaaagtaaaaataaataaacatgttgTATATTGAATAATTTCAGGATCGTGGAGAAGAGAAACAGGGACTAagtggaaagaatatgtaagcaggAAGATTCTATTTCCAGAGCTGTTTTCTAGTTCTGCCTTGAAATACAACTGAGCTACTTACACTGAGCATCCACTGTTCTACAAGAAGCTCTCTCTGCACCACAAGCGACAGCTTTCATTCTGATGCATGCAGCCCTGTTGTCAGACTCATCGTCATTCTTACTGTCATGGGCAATCCAGATTCCTGGAAGACAATGAAGAGTCAATGGACTAACTAGTCATGTTTGATGTGAAATCACACATACAGACTTTTTGAAGTTTTCTCTAGACACTCAACATCATGAAAACATCGACCAAAGCAAGGTTTCCTTAGTGCTAGGCCAACTAGAAGACCAaggctcatttttattttgtccCACCAGAAATATCCACTGAGCTGTGGTGGTCAGAACACATTGCCTCATTCCCTTTCCCTGGGACATTCGCCAATGACAGCTGATGAATTCAAATAgccattttaccaaaaaaaaaaaaaaaaaagtatttacttCCAAATTACTCTGCTTTGTGCAAAATCTACCCTCCTCTTTCTTACTAACCAATTTAATTATGCAAAGTTATATTAAAGACTCACTACCAGTTTCATACTTACACAGGATGTAGTTTTAattaaacatacatacaaacatatacaataaaaaattcaGCCTATGACAGGCTTGCTCtctaaaaaaattacagaatcaTGAATAGAAGAGATAAGAATGTTTACTTTCTCCATGTAATAATTTCATCTAAAGATCCAAATACTGTGACTTTACATGTACCAGTGAGTACATATAAATTTCAGTCTAACAAAACTAAAAGGAAATATCAttgatttatatacatttttagaTTAGGATTTCAGATTGACTTGGTCTAAAAGGtagttttctctctcttgcttccaCTGCATcactttttatttgttgttggatAACACCATTCACTTGTGTGTCCAAGATATGCATTCTCTTATAGGATGTGTtgcttagggtttctattgctgtgaagaggcatcatgaccatggcaactcattTGAAAACATTGAGGCTGGTTTATAGTTTTAGACGTTTAGTtctttatcatcatggtggggaaatgTGGTGGTATACTgacagacatagtgctggaggaggagctgaaagttctacattttTATCTGCAGGCACTAGAAGGACACTGCCACACCAGGCgtagcttgagcatatgagatCTCAAAACTgactacacagtgacacacttcctccaacaaggccacacctactctaacaggacCACACATTCTAACAGTGttactccctatgggccaagcattcatacacatgagtctatgggggcattCCTAGTCCAATCACCACACAGGGCTGTTTTGTAGTTACACATATACtaattttttttgtattgaaCAGGTAGATTTTCTATTGTTTGATCCAAGCCTCTTATATCAGCATTAGTGCGCACAATTGACCTCATTTGATTTATTCACAAATCAAGATTATGATAGCATACGTCAGTACAAACctttttgtttagaaaaataaggGCTCTGTGTGTCTAGCTAACACACAGTTAGAGGCATACATACAAGCTACATGGCTGGGTAATTTAGGGTCCTATTTAGCAAAGGGATAGCATGGCGATAGAGTCCATACTGTCTCTGAATGGTCTCCCTTCATCATATCTGATTTTTACAAAGTACACCGGGGAAACACTGCTTCCTTTATGCAATAGTGAGCTTAGACATTTGCTCCTGTGGCAGGGTCTCCATATGCTGTATTTGTTGATTTCCATAGCATCAATATACTGGTAAAGAAAAATCTATCTTTATTATGACCAGCATTATTGAATGCAGAGCTGAGGAATGAATGCAGTAGTGTATATCACACAGCATTCCTCCCATGCAGATACATTAGATGTAGGTGAACTCAAGACAATAAGAAGCAGTAAAAGCTTTGCAACTCTGTGGTGAGTTTCACATAAATGTCTTCTTTGTTATAATATAGCTTTTAAATCACCAGCTTAGAtggtttagattttttaaaacagtAGTATTTAACAACTGGCTTGTAAAATTCCTGAAAATCTAACAACCAACATTCAAGAAGCAGCACAAGCCAGGTCCAACAATCTGTCTTCAGCACACCATGATCTTTTGAAAaaacacttcattttttttaaaacctcatAACAGTTTTTATTGCTTAATACTTAATCTGTGCCAAATTCCATCTTGGGTTAGTTTGCTAGGGTCAGAGCTATGGTGGCTTCTGGGAGTCTTCTTTGGAAAAGTGAAGCTAGAGGTAAAGTCCAAACCTGACACACAGGACAGAATATTCTAGAGTAAAAGTGAGGTGTGTTATCTGCTGATAGGGAAAATATTTGTGTCTAGACAGAAGACTAAAGACAAGTGGGAAAGCAGACCTCAAGCAGCTTAGGCATATAGGAGGATCTTAGAGGAGTCTTTGGAGTCACCCCGGTAGACAAATGAGTCCTGCTGCCCAATCACAACTACGTATCCATGTTTAATTCCCAGCCCACAATGCTAGCCAAATTGGCACTCTTgaaacttcttgtgttcttctttATTTTAGTGTACTTTTAAATCTGGTTTCTCTTGATCAACCACTACTTTAGTGAAGACAGCAGTAACTTAGGTTAACTTTGTGAGCTTAAAACTTggcgtttttctttttttttttaaaaggttttctaATCTTTTGCCTATTCTTGATTATCATAATAGTTCAACTTCTGTACAAACAAGGCTCAAATGCATGGAGTACATAAAGTACATATTAGTTTCTCTTGGTGCTGTGGTAAATAGCC
It encodes the following:
- the Fibin gene encoding fin bud initiation factor homolog → MVFLKLIWMGFFCHLCRGYFDGPLYPEMSNGTLHHYFVPDGDYEENDDPEKCQLLFRVSDRRRCSQGEGGQGSSLLSLTLREEFTVLGRQVEDAGRVLEGISKSISYDLDGEESYGKYLRRESHQIGDAYSNSDKSLTELESKFKQGQEQDSRQESRLNEDFLGMLVHTRSLLKETLAISVGLRDKYELLAHTIRSHGTRLGRLKNDYLEGGGQKTG